In one Streptomyces sp. NBC_01241 genomic region, the following are encoded:
- a CDS encoding SAM-dependent methyltransferase, with translation MTEATAPLDDRIRSGIAHNARVWNHWLGGTDNYPVDRAVGDRVTAMYPSIGEVARADRAFLGRAVRYLAGDAGIGQFLDIGSGLPTADNTHEVAQHTAPDSRVVYVDNDPIVLTHARALLTSSPEGATRYIDADARHPEQILRAVEPTLDPTKPVAVMLLGILNFVLDTDEAQAIIRTLMDAMPSGSHLVLTHPTLELGGEGNEAAMRFWNENATPPITARSRAEFAAFLTGLDLVDPGIVSCARWRTDPGTTAPVVAQFGAVARKP, from the coding sequence GTGACCGAAGCCACCGCCCCTCTCGACGACCGCATCCGTTCCGGCATCGCCCACAACGCACGGGTCTGGAACCACTGGCTCGGCGGCACGGACAACTACCCCGTGGACCGCGCGGTCGGCGACCGGGTCACCGCCATGTATCCGAGCATCGGCGAAGTGGCGCGCGCCGACCGGGCGTTCCTGGGGCGGGCCGTCCGGTATCTCGCCGGTGACGCGGGGATCGGCCAGTTCCTGGACATCGGCAGCGGCCTGCCGACCGCCGACAACACGCACGAGGTCGCCCAGCACACCGCCCCCGACTCCCGGGTCGTGTACGTCGACAACGACCCGATCGTGCTGACGCACGCCCGTGCGCTGCTCACCAGCTCGCCGGAGGGCGCGACCCGGTACATCGACGCGGACGCCCGCCACCCGGAGCAGATCCTGCGGGCCGTCGAACCGACGCTGGACCCGACGAAGCCGGTCGCCGTCATGCTGCTCGGCATCCTCAACTTCGTCCTCGACACGGACGAGGCGCAGGCAATCATCCGTACGCTGATGGACGCGATGCCGTCCGGCAGCCATCTGGTGCTCACCCACCCCACGCTGGAGCTGGGCGGCGAGGGAAACGAGGCGGCGATGCGGTTCTGGAACGAGAACGCCACCCCGCCGATCACCGCGCGCAGCCGTGCCGAGTTCGCCGCCTTCCTGACGGGACTCGATCTCGTCGATCCGGGCATCGTGTCGTGTGCGCGATGGCGGACCGACCCCGGCACCACGGCGCCCGTCGTCGCCCAGTTCGGCGCGGTCGCCCGGAAGCCCTGA
- a CDS encoding glycerophosphodiester phosphodiesterase, which yields MATTVTAVAHRGDPYRARENTLPSIRSALERGADAVEIDVRVTRDGVPVLLHDATLQRLWGHDLRLDRLSHEELTELTGGGVPTLREALLAAGTHRLMIDLPGSTDDSVTRTVGVVHECEAGERAYYCAGSEAMLRVRAADPAAEIALTWTTLAPPRPALLDAVRPRWLNYRFGLVDRELTDRLHRDGLLVSAWTADTKRTMRRLVRHGVDSITTNRVDALRGVLTNSPSTGSS from the coding sequence ATGGCCACCACTGTCACCGCCGTAGCCCACCGCGGCGATCCCTACCGTGCGCGCGAGAACACGCTCCCCTCGATCCGCTCCGCCCTCGAACGGGGAGCGGACGCGGTAGAGATCGATGTACGGGTCACCCGCGACGGCGTGCCGGTCCTGCTGCACGACGCCACGCTGCAGCGGCTGTGGGGCCACGATCTGCGCCTTGACCGGCTGAGCCACGAGGAGCTCACCGAGCTGACCGGGGGCGGGGTGCCCACCCTGCGCGAGGCGCTGCTCGCCGCCGGGACGCACCGCCTCATGATCGATCTGCCCGGCTCCACCGACGACTCCGTGACGAGGACCGTCGGCGTGGTGCACGAGTGCGAGGCCGGCGAGCGGGCGTACTACTGCGCGGGCTCCGAGGCCATGCTGCGGGTGCGGGCCGCCGACCCGGCCGCCGAGATCGCCCTGACCTGGACGACGCTCGCGCCGCCGCGCCCCGCACTGCTCGACGCGGTGCGGCCACGGTGGCTGAACTACCGGTTCGGCCTGGTGGACCGGGAGCTGACGGACCGGCTCCACCGGGACGGGCTACTGGTCTCCGCCTGGACGGCCGACACCAAGCGCACCATGCGCCGCCTGGTCCGGCACGGGGTGGACTCGATCACCACCAACCGGGTGGACGCCCTGCGCGGCGTCCTCACCAACTCCCCGTCCACCGGCTCGTCTTGA
- a CDS encoding adenosine deaminase — translation MSDLLPFIAGLPKAELHVHHVGSASPRIVAELAAHHPDSKVPTDPEALADFFTFTDFGHFIDVYLSVVDLIRTPEDVRLLTFEVARDMARQNIRYAELTVTPFSSTRRGIPEQGFMEAIEDARKAAEKELGVVLRWCFDIPGEAGLEAAEETTRLAVDLRPEGLVSFGLGGPEVGVERPQFKPYFDRAIAEGLHSVPHAGETTGPQTVWDALTHLRAERIGHGTHCVQDPELLAHLAEHRIPLEVCPTSNIATRAVADIEKHPVREMVQAGVLVTINSDDPPMFGTDLNNEYGVAARLLGLDERGLAALAQNAVDASYLDAAGKRALAAEIDAYTTDWLERTGR, via the coding sequence ATGTCCGATCTGCTCCCCTTCATCGCAGGGCTGCCCAAGGCCGAGCTTCATGTCCACCATGTCGGGTCCGCCTCGCCCCGTATCGTCGCCGAACTGGCCGCGCACCACCCCGACTCGAAGGTCCCCACCGACCCCGAGGCGCTGGCCGACTTCTTCACCTTCACCGACTTCGGGCACTTCATCGACGTGTACCTCTCCGTCGTCGACCTGATCCGCACCCCGGAGGACGTCCGGCTGCTGACCTTCGAGGTCGCCCGCGACATGGCCCGGCAGAACATCCGGTACGCGGAGCTGACCGTCACCCCGTTCAGCTCGACCCGGCGCGGCATCCCGGAGCAGGGGTTCATGGAGGCGATAGAGGACGCCCGCAAGGCCGCGGAGAAGGAGCTCGGGGTCGTCCTGCGCTGGTGCTTCGACATTCCCGGTGAGGCCGGGCTCGAAGCGGCCGAGGAGACCACCCGGCTCGCCGTGGACCTGCGGCCCGAGGGGCTCGTCTCGTTCGGGCTCGGCGGTCCGGAGGTCGGCGTGGAGCGCCCGCAGTTCAAGCCCTACTTCGACCGGGCGATCGCCGAGGGCCTGCACTCCGTGCCGCACGCCGGGGAGACCACCGGGCCGCAGACCGTCTGGGACGCGCTGACCCATCTGCGCGCCGAGCGCATCGGCCACGGCACCCACTGCGTCCAGGACCCGGAGCTGCTGGCCCACCTCGCGGAGCACCGCATCCCGCTGGAGGTCTGCCCGACGTCGAACATCGCGACCCGCGCGGTGGCGGACATCGAGAAGCACCCGGTCAGGGAGATGGTGCAGGCGGGCGTCCTGGTCACCATCAACAGTGACGACCCGCCGATGTTCGGCACCGACCTCAACAACGAGTACGGGGTGGCCGCCCGTCTGCTCGGTCTGGACGAGCGGGGTCTTGCGGCGCTGGCGCAGAACGCGGTCGACGCGTCGTACCTCGACGCGGCCGGCAAGCGGGCGCTGGCCGCCGAGATCGACGCGTACACGACGGACTGGCTGGAGCGCACGGGCCGCTGA
- a CDS encoding DUF4190 domain-containing protein: MSDNTEQPAGGGAPRDPWAPPDSRVPLEKPAGDPRQPAVHDQPTVTSMPGAGDGPVPATAPGFGAGAQTGPVPGSGPASGPGEVPPPPVAPNGPGQPVPPAAGQYGYPAAPVPQYGGYPGYPGYGQTPWGGPAPANGLGIAAMVLGIIAVVGFCMWGLGVILGVLALIFGIVGRGRVRRNEATNGGMALAGIILGSIGIVISGAFLALMIWGIASGDFEEGGTTGDQTVYEEPYAS, from the coding sequence ATGTCAGACAACACAGAGCAGCCCGCGGGCGGGGGCGCGCCGCGCGATCCGTGGGCTCCGCCGGACAGCAGAGTGCCGCTGGAGAAGCCGGCCGGCGATCCCCGGCAGCCTGCTGTGCACGATCAGCCGACCGTGACCTCGATGCCGGGGGCCGGGGACGGGCCCGTACCCGCCACGGCACCGGGATTCGGCGCGGGAGCGCAGACCGGGCCGGTGCCCGGCTCGGGTCCCGCGTCCGGCCCCGGAGAGGTGCCGCCACCGCCCGTCGCACCGAACGGACCGGGCCAGCCGGTTCCGCCGGCCGCGGGACAGTACGGCTACCCGGCCGCGCCCGTCCCGCAGTACGGCGGCTACCCGGGGTACCCCGGGTACGGCCAGACGCCGTGGGGCGGGCCGGCGCCCGCGAACGGTCTCGGCATCGCCGCGATGGTGCTCGGCATCATCGCTGTCGTGGGGTTCTGCATGTGGGGCCTGGGCGTCATTCTCGGTGTCCTCGCGCTGATCTTCGGCATCGTCGGCCGCGGCAGGGTCAGGCGGAATGAGGCGACCAACGGCGGCATGGCGCTCGCCGGAATCATCCTCGGATCGATCGGCATCGTCATCAGTGGGGCGTTCCTCGCACTCATGATCTGGGGCATAGCGAGCGGCGACTTCGAGGAGGGCGGCACGACCGGCGACCAGACCGTCTACGAGGAGCCCTACGCGTCGTAG
- a CDS encoding NADAR family protein, with product MDDLLARTRGGEKVKYLRFWGHRPRPDGSVGASCLSQWWPAPFTVDGVTYASAEHWMMAAKARLFGDAEAQERAVSAKSPAQAKKVGRLVRGFDEAVWGRERYALVVSGSVHKFGHHPELREFLLNTGDRVLVEASPMDRVWGIGLAADDPRAEDPATWRGLNLLGFALMDARAELRAR from the coding sequence ATGGACGATCTCCTGGCGCGGACCCGGGGCGGCGAGAAAGTGAAGTACCTGCGCTTCTGGGGTCACCGCCCGCGGCCCGACGGCAGCGTCGGTGCAAGCTGCCTCAGTCAGTGGTGGCCGGCACCCTTCACGGTCGACGGCGTGACGTACGCGTCGGCCGAGCACTGGATGATGGCGGCGAAGGCCCGGCTGTTCGGTGACGCGGAGGCGCAGGAGCGGGCGGTGTCGGCGAAGAGCCCGGCACAGGCGAAGAAGGTGGGCCGGCTGGTCCGCGGTTTCGACGAGGCGGTGTGGGGGCGCGAGCGGTACGCCCTGGTGGTGTCCGGCAGCGTCCACAAGTTCGGCCACCACCCGGAGCTGCGGGAGTTCCTGCTGAACACGGGGGACCGGGTCCTCGTCGAGGCGAGTCCCATGGACCGTGTCTGGGGCATCGGGCTGGCGGCGGACGACCCGCGCGCGGAGGATCCGGCGACCTGGCGGGGGCTGAATCTGCTGGGCTTCGCGCTGATGGACGCGCGGGCGGAGCTGCGCGCGCGATGA
- a CDS encoding gamma-aminobutyraldehyde dehydrogenase, with the protein MGNGIQVRDRFADGAQYIGGKLRSGTSGRHHDVVNPATGETVHTYELAGTADVDAAVAAAREAFPGWSGATPAERSEAMHRFAAVLAEQADDFAYVESLQCGKPIKLSTEFDVPGTVDNTSFFAGAARHLEGKSAAEYDGDHTSYVRREAIGVIGSIAPWNYPLQMAAWKILPAVAAGNTIVLKPAEITPLTSLMFAQAATEAGIPDGVINIVTGAGKDAGEHLVGHPDVVMTSFTGSTAVGKRVAEIATATVKRLHLELGGKAPFVVFDDADLEAAVHGAVAGALINTGQDCTAATRAYVQRPLYDAFVQGVAELMETVRLGDPFDPSTDLGPLISHAQRDRVAGFVERARAYATVVTGGEAPGGELAAGAYYRPTLVAGAAQDSEIVQSEIFGPVLVVLPFDTDDEGIRLANDTPYGLAASAWTRDLYRANRATREIKAGCVWVNDHIPIISEMPHGGYKASGFGKDMSSYSFEEYTQVKHVMYDNTAVARKDWHRTIFGDR; encoded by the coding sequence ATGGGCAACGGCATCCAGGTGCGGGACCGCTTCGCGGACGGCGCACAGTACATCGGCGGAAAGCTGCGGTCCGGTACATCGGGACGGCACCACGACGTGGTGAACCCGGCGACGGGCGAGACCGTCCACACCTACGAGCTGGCGGGCACCGCCGACGTCGACGCAGCCGTGGCGGCCGCCCGCGAGGCGTTCCCCGGCTGGTCGGGCGCGACGCCGGCCGAACGGTCCGAGGCGATGCACCGCTTCGCCGCCGTCCTCGCCGAGCAGGCCGACGACTTCGCGTACGTCGAGTCCCTCCAGTGCGGCAAGCCGATCAAGCTCTCCACCGAGTTCGACGTGCCCGGCACCGTCGACAACACCTCCTTCTTCGCCGGCGCCGCCCGCCACCTGGAGGGCAAGTCGGCCGCCGAATACGACGGCGACCACACCTCGTACGTACGCCGTGAGGCGATCGGTGTCATCGGCTCCATCGCACCCTGGAACTACCCGCTCCAGATGGCCGCGTGGAAGATCCTCCCGGCCGTCGCCGCAGGCAACACCATCGTGCTGAAGCCCGCCGAGATCACCCCGCTGACCTCGCTGATGTTCGCCCAGGCGGCCACCGAAGCCGGCATTCCGGACGGTGTGATCAACATCGTCACCGGCGCGGGCAAGGACGCCGGGGAGCACCTCGTCGGCCACCCCGACGTCGTCATGACCTCCTTCACCGGCTCCACCGCCGTCGGCAAGCGGGTCGCGGAGATCGCCACCGCCACCGTCAAGCGCCTGCACCTCGAACTCGGCGGCAAGGCACCCTTCGTCGTCTTCGACGACGCCGACCTCGAAGCCGCGGTCCACGGCGCGGTCGCCGGGGCGCTCATCAACACCGGCCAGGACTGCACCGCCGCCACCCGCGCCTACGTCCAGCGCCCCCTCTACGACGCCTTCGTGCAGGGCGTGGCCGAACTGATGGAGACCGTCCGGCTCGGCGACCCCTTCGACCCGTCGACCGACCTCGGCCCGCTGATCAGCCACGCCCAGCGGGACCGGGTCGCCGGCTTCGTCGAGCGCGCCCGCGCGTACGCCACCGTCGTCACCGGCGGCGAGGCGCCCGGCGGTGAACTGGCGGCCGGGGCCTACTACCGGCCGACGCTGGTCGCCGGTGCCGCCCAGGACAGCGAGATCGTCCAGTCGGAGATCTTCGGTCCGGTCCTCGTCGTGCTGCCCTTCGACACCGATGACGAGGGCATCCGCCTCGCCAACGACACCCCGTACGGACTCGCCGCCTCCGCCTGGACCCGCGACCTGTACCGGGCGAACCGCGCCACCCGCGAGATCAAGGCGGGCTGCGTCTGGGTCAACGACCACATTCCGATCATCAGCGAGATGCCGCACGGCGGATACAAGGCCAGCGGCTTCGGCAAGGACATGTCGTCGTACTCCTTCGAGGAGTACACGCAGGTCAAGCACGTCATGTACGACAACACCGCGGTCGCCCGCAAGGACTGGCACCGCACGATCTTCGGGGACCGATAG
- a CDS encoding ABC transporter substrate-binding protein, translated as MEQYEPERLSAAQLAAMRRSLTSGRGALTRRSLLRASGMGALAIGGLGTLSACGIPPAKREGDAAAASDDHSAEEKQVNFSNWTEYGDVTEDGKHRPTLEAFTKRTGIKVKYTEDINDNVEFFGKIKPQLAAGQDTGRDIICVTDWLAARIVRLGWAQKLDPSNMPHAYANLSAQFRSPDWDPGRAHSYPWACAPTVIAYNSKATGGRKVESVSQLLDDPKLKGRVSFLSEMRDSVGMTLLDMGKDPGTFTDADYDAAIGRLQKGVDKKQIRRFTGNDYTADLDKGDIAACVAWAGDIIQLQAGNPDVKYVIPAAGYLISSDNLLVPVKARHKTNAEKLIDYYYEPPVAARLAAYINFVCPVDGVRDELAKINRSMADNPLILPNKEMAARSHAFRSLTAEEETAYEEKFAKLIGA; from the coding sequence ATGGAGCAGTACGAGCCCGAGCGCCTCTCCGCGGCCCAACTGGCCGCGATGCGACGCAGTCTGACCAGTGGCCGGGGCGCCCTGACCCGCCGCTCGCTACTCCGTGCCTCCGGCATGGGGGCGCTCGCGATCGGCGGGCTGGGGACGCTGAGCGCCTGCGGCATCCCGCCCGCCAAGCGGGAAGGGGACGCCGCGGCGGCCTCGGACGACCACTCGGCCGAGGAGAAGCAGGTCAACTTCTCCAACTGGACCGAGTACGGGGACGTCACCGAGGACGGCAAGCACCGGCCCACCCTGGAGGCGTTCACCAAGCGCACCGGGATCAAGGTCAAGTACACCGAGGACATCAACGACAACGTCGAGTTCTTCGGCAAGATCAAGCCGCAGCTCGCGGCCGGCCAGGACACCGGCCGCGACATCATCTGCGTCACCGACTGGCTGGCCGCCCGCATCGTCCGCCTCGGCTGGGCGCAGAAGCTCGACCCGTCGAACATGCCGCACGCCTACGCCAACCTTTCGGCCCAGTTCCGCTCTCCGGACTGGGATCCCGGCCGCGCCCACTCGTACCCCTGGGCGTGCGCCCCCACCGTCATCGCCTACAACTCCAAGGCGACCGGCGGCCGCAAGGTCGAGTCCGTCAGCCAGCTGCTCGACGACCCGAAGCTCAAGGGCCGGGTCAGCTTCCTCTCGGAGATGCGCGACTCCGTCGGCATGACCCTGCTCGACATGGGCAAGGACCCCGGCACCTTCACCGACGCCGACTACGACGCCGCGATCGGCCGGCTCCAGAAGGGCGTCGACAAGAAGCAGATCCGGCGCTTCACCGGCAACGACTACACGGCCGACCTCGACAAGGGCGACATCGCCGCCTGTGTCGCCTGGGCCGGCGACATCATCCAGCTCCAGGCCGGAAACCCGGACGTCAAGTACGTCATCCCGGCCGCCGGTTACCTCATTTCCAGCGACAACCTGCTCGTCCCGGTGAAGGCCCGGCACAAGACCAACGCCGAGAAACTCATCGACTACTACTACGAGCCGCCGGTCGCCGCCCGGCTCGCCGCGTACATCAACTTCGTCTGCCCGGTCGACGGGGTCCGTGACGAACTCGCGAAGATCAACCGATCGATGGCCGACAACCCGCTGATCCTCCCGAACAAGGAGATGGCGGCCCGGTCGCACGCCTTCCGCTCCCTGACAGCCGAGGAAGAGACGGCGTACGAAGAGAAGTTCGCCAAGCTCATCGGCGCCTGA
- a CDS encoding ABC transporter ATP-binding protein, which translates to MTQQQTGGDVRLTGISKTYGSFAAVKPLDLTVPQGSFFALLGASGCGKTTTLRMIAGLEEATTGTVFLGGRDITDLPPYKRPVNTVFQSYALFPHLDITENVAFGLRRRGIKSVKKQVDEMLELVQLGDFAKRKPHQLSGGQQQRVAVARALINHPQVLLLDEPLGALDLKLRRQMQLELKRIQTEVGITFIHVTHDQEEAMTMADTVAVMNGGRVEQLGAPADLYENPKTTFVANFLGTSNLIEGEIVSAGTDIVVAAGGGKLRLPTDRCTAPTANGGKLLLGVRPEKISLAHADDADAIADGRNRVTGRIIDSSFIGVSTQYVVESPAGKALQVYEQNIERDTRLAPGAEVVLHWNPAHTFGLDAAQDIDAGVETVEDAA; encoded by the coding sequence ATGACACAGCAGCAGACAGGCGGCGATGTCCGCCTCACCGGGATCAGCAAGACGTACGGCTCCTTCGCCGCCGTCAAACCGCTCGATCTGACCGTTCCGCAGGGCTCGTTCTTCGCCCTGCTCGGCGCGTCCGGCTGCGGCAAGACCACCACCCTGCGGATGATCGCGGGCCTGGAAGAGGCGACCACCGGCACCGTCTTCCTCGGCGGCCGCGACATCACCGACCTGCCCCCGTACAAGCGGCCCGTCAACACGGTCTTCCAGAGCTACGCGCTCTTCCCGCACCTCGACATCACCGAGAACGTCGCCTTCGGTCTGCGCCGGCGCGGCATCAAGTCGGTGAAGAAACAAGTCGACGAGATGCTGGAACTCGTCCAGCTCGGCGACTTCGCCAAGCGCAAACCGCATCAGCTCTCCGGCGGCCAGCAGCAGCGCGTCGCCGTCGCCCGCGCCCTGATCAACCACCCGCAGGTGCTCCTCCTCGACGAGCCGCTCGGCGCCCTCGACCTCAAGCTGCGCCGCCAGATGCAGCTGGAGCTCAAGCGCATCCAGACCGAGGTCGGCATCACGTTCATCCATGTCACCCACGACCAGGAGGAGGCCATGACCATGGCCGACACCGTCGCGGTGATGAACGGGGGCCGGGTCGAGCAGCTCGGCGCCCCCGCCGACCTGTACGAGAACCCGAAGACGACCTTCGTCGCCAACTTCCTCGGCACGTCCAACCTCATCGAGGGCGAGATCGTCTCCGCCGGCACGGACATCGTGGTGGCCGCGGGTGGCGGGAAGCTGCGGCTGCCCACCGACCGATGTACGGCCCCGACCGCGAACGGCGGCAAGCTGCTGCTCGGCGTACGCCCGGAGAAGATCTCGCTCGCGCACGCCGACGACGCGGACGCGATAGCCGACGGCCGCAACCGGGTCACCGGCCGGATCATCGACTCCAGCTTCATCGGCGTGTCCACGCAGTACGTGGTGGAGAGCCCGGCGGGCAAGGCGCTTCAGGTGTACGAGCAGAACATCGAGCGCGACACCCGGCTCGCCCCCGGGGCCGAGGTCGTCCTGCACTGGAACCCGGCACACACCTTCGGCCTGGACGCCGCCCAGGACATCGACGCCGGTGTGGAGACGGTGGAGGACGCGGCGTGA
- a CDS encoding ABC transporter permease, giving the protein MTVTQEAPPAPITELKVRKASTRKRLVPYWLLLPGILWLVVFFALPLVYQASTSVQTGSLEKGFEVTWHFQTYWDALRDYYPQFIRSLLYAGTATILCLLLGYPLAYLIAFKAGRWRNVVLVLVIAPFFTSFLIRTLAWKTILADGGMVVDVLNTLHVLDVTSWLGWTESNRVLATPMAVVCGLTYNFLPFMILPLYTSLERIDGRLHEAAGDLYATPATTFRKVTFPLSMPGVVSGTLLTFIPASGDYVNAELLGSTDTKMVGSVIQTQFLRVLDYPTAAALSFILMAVVLIMVTVYIRRSGTEDLV; this is encoded by the coding sequence GTGACCGTCACCCAGGAGGCGCCACCCGCGCCCATCACGGAGCTGAAGGTCCGCAAGGCCTCCACCCGCAAGCGCCTCGTCCCGTACTGGCTGCTGCTCCCCGGCATCCTGTGGCTCGTCGTCTTCTTCGCGCTGCCGCTGGTCTACCAGGCGTCGACGTCCGTACAGACCGGCTCCCTGGAGAAGGGATTCGAGGTCACCTGGCACTTCCAGACGTACTGGGACGCGCTGAGGGACTACTACCCGCAGTTCATCCGGTCCCTGCTGTACGCGGGCACCGCCACGATCCTGTGCCTGCTGCTCGGCTACCCGCTCGCGTACCTCATCGCCTTCAAGGCCGGGCGCTGGCGCAACGTCGTCCTCGTGCTGGTCATCGCGCCGTTCTTCACCAGCTTCCTGATCCGTACGCTCGCCTGGAAGACGATCCTCGCGGACGGCGGCATGGTCGTCGACGTACTGAACACCCTGCACGTCCTGGACGTCACCAGCTGGCTCGGCTGGACCGAGTCCAACCGGGTACTGGCCACACCGATGGCCGTGGTCTGCGGTCTCACGTACAACTTCCTCCCGTTCATGATCCTGCCGCTCTACACCTCGCTGGAGCGGATCGACGGCAGGCTGCACGAGGCGGCCGGCGATCTGTACGCCACCCCCGCCACCACCTTCCGCAAGGTGACCTTCCCGCTCTCCATGCCGGGTGTCGTCTCCGGAACGCTGCTGACCTTCATCCCGGCCAGCGGTGATTACGTCAACGCGGAACTGCTGGGCTCCACCGACACCAAGATGGTCGGCAGCGTCATCCAGACCCAGTTCCTGCGCGTCCTCGACTACCCGACGGCGGCCGCGCTCTCCTTCATTCTCATGGCGGTCGTCCTGATCATGGTCACCGTCTACATCCGCCGCTCCGGGACGGAGGACCTGGTCTGA
- a CDS encoding ABC transporter permease, which produces MPVLRWIRRNLIVIAGLLTLAYLILPNIVVMVFSFNKPNGRFNYAWQRFSLDAWKDPCGVADMCGTLSLSLQIAAWATVGATALGTMIAFALVRYRFRARGAISSLIFLPMAMPEVVMAASLLTLFLNMGAQLGFWTILIAHIMFCLSFVVTAVKARVMSMDPRLEEAARDLYAGPVQTFLRVTLPIAAPGIAAGALLAFALSFDDFIITNFNAGSTVTFPMFVWGSAQRGTPVQINVIGTAMFIIAVLVVVVGQLIANRRKNSARP; this is translated from the coding sequence ATGCCCGTACTGCGCTGGATCCGCCGGAATCTGATCGTCATCGCGGGTCTGCTGACCCTCGCCTACCTGATCCTGCCGAACATCGTCGTGATGGTGTTCTCGTTCAACAAGCCGAACGGGCGCTTCAACTACGCCTGGCAGCGCTTCTCCCTGGACGCCTGGAAGGACCCCTGCGGCGTCGCCGACATGTGCGGCACGCTCTCCCTGTCCCTGCAGATCGCCGCCTGGGCCACCGTCGGCGCGACGGCCCTCGGCACGATGATCGCCTTCGCGCTGGTCCGCTACCGCTTCCGGGCGCGCGGCGCGATCAGCTCGCTGATCTTCCTGCCGATGGCGATGCCCGAGGTCGTCATGGCCGCCTCGCTGCTCACGCTCTTCCTGAACATGGGTGCGCAGCTGGGCTTCTGGACGATCCTCATCGCACACATCATGTTCTGTCTGAGCTTCGTCGTGACCGCCGTCAAGGCGCGCGTGATGTCGATGGACCCGCGGCTGGAGGAGGCGGCCCGTGATCTCTACGCGGGACCCGTGCAGACCTTCCTGCGGGTGACGCTGCCGATCGCCGCCCCCGGAATCGCGGCGGGAGCGCTGCTCGCCTTCGCGCTCTCCTTCGACGATTTCATCATCACCAATTTCAACGCGGGCTCCACCGTGACCTTCCCCATGTTCGTCTGGGGATCGGCACAGCGCGGCACGCCCGTGCAGATCAACGTCATCGGCACGGCGATGTTCATCATTGCCGTACTGGTGGTTGTCGTCGGCCAGCTGATCGCGAACCGGCGGAAGAACAGCGCACGACCGTGA